The Streptomyces rimosus genomic interval CGGGCCGCGTTCAGTTCGGCCTCCCGGCCGCCGCCGGACTCCGGCGGGAACGCCGACGGCATCACGACCAGCGGATAGATCTTGGCACCCGGCAGGTTCACCGAGTGGAAGGCGTGCCCGAGCAGGTGGAGGAAGTCGTAGAAGATCCCCGCGCCGGTCCCGCCCGCGACGGAGAAGGCCACGAACACGTCGTAGCCGCGGATCTGCCCGCCGCCCAGTTCCTGGAGGTCGCCCGCCGAATTGCTGAGCGCGTCGATCGCGTCGCGCAGCGGGCCGAGCACCTGGTCGGGGCCGTTGCGCATGGTGGCGAACAGCGCGGCCCTGCCGACGGTGGGCAACTGTCCGGCGCCGGTGTGCAGCGGGGAGACGCGGGGTTCGTCGATCCGTGGCGGCAGCCAGCCGACGGTCTCGTCATGCTTCGCGATGCGCAGCATGCGGGTCATCTCGGGCGAGTTGTCGTAGGTGGGCAGCAGGTTGTGCACGGCCCGGGAGGTACGGGCGAAGGCCGCCGCCTCGGGGCCGCGCGCGCTCAGGTGCGGCACCCGGTCGAGCTCGCTCTCGCTGAAGTCCGCGTAGACGAACTGCAGGCAGTCCGGCAGCTGGAAGGGGGCCCGCTGCGTGCCGCGGCCGACCAGGTCGGTGCCGTCCGGTCCGCACAGCTCGCGGCGCAGGTTCCGCTCCAGCTCGGCCCCGATCCGGGCGCCGGTGCCGCCCAGCCCCAGGAACAGCATGGGCTGGTAGATCTTCATGGTGTCGCTCCCCTCGTCCGCCCGTCGGGGGCGGCCTGTGCTGCGAGTCGTGGTGCTGCCGGGGGTCCGGGCGGCGGGGTGCGCGGGCCGCCGCCCGGTGGCGCGGACGCCTCAGAACGCGCCGTCATAGTCGGCCGATCCGCTCGCCCCGCCCGGACCGCCGGCTCCGGCCGGGCCGGGCTGCCGGCCATTGCCGTTGGCCGAGGGGCCGCGTCCGCCGGGCGCGGCGCCCCGGCCGAACCGCCCGGTGAACCGGCCGGCCGTGTTCCGGCTGCCGGCCGGCGTGCCCGGCCGGCGCCCCTGGCCCGTGCGCTCCCGGCCCGGTCCGCGCCCGCCGCGCACGAGCAGTTCCAGGTCGTGGTCGAGGGAGACGGGCGCGCCGCGCGGAACCGGCTGTTCGCCGCCCCTGGGGGCGCGCAGCCGCAGCCCGTCGCCCCTGCGCTGGAGCCGGTACGCCTGCGCCGAGCCCGCGTCCCGGCGGCGCAGGCCGGGGCGCGGCGAGGACGGGTTGTCCACCGCGAAGCAGAACGTGCGCGTCCGGGCGCCCCGTACCTTCAGCTCGCCCAGCGTGGTGCCGTCGCGGCGCAGTTCGAGGACGAGCCCTTGCAGTGATTCCTGCCTGCGCGCGGCGGTGGCGCGGATGCCGATGACCGCGGCGGCCGCGAGCAGGAGTCCGGCGCCGCCGACGACCGCCCACCACCAGCGGTCCCACCAGGTGGGCGCGGGGGTGACGGTGACGGTCAGGAAGGCGGAGCCGACCTCCCGGCCGCCGTCGGTCCGGTCGGTGACGGTGATCCGGCCGCCGGCGTCGCCCGGCGGGGTGCCGGCACCGAAGGAGACGGTGAAGGGCACCGGCTGCTGCGCGCCGGGTGCGACGGTGACGGTGGCCGGGCCGATGCGCAGGGCCGCCGCCGTGGACTGGTCGGCCAGTCCCAGCCGCAGGGTGTGCGGGCGGCTGTCGTTGTTGCGGGCGACGAGCTTGCCGCCGACCGTACCGCCGGGGTGCACCTCGTGGCTCTCCAGTGTCACACCGGCCACCACCGGCGCGGGCCCCGAGGAGACGCGGGTGTCGTACGGCCGCCGGTCGCCGGTGATACCGGGCGCGGCGATCGCGCCGGTCAGCCGCAGCGCCCCGGCGGCCGTCTTCGGGACCGTGACCGAGGCGCCGAACAGCACGTCACCGGCCTTGTCATCGGGCCCCTTGCCGTCGTCGCGCAGCGGCACGTCCACCGGCTCGAAGCCGTCGCCGGACAGCTGGGCGGCGGCCTGCACCCCGGCGAGCTGCCCGGGGTCGGTGATCACCACGCCGCGCCGGGTCTGCAGCCGCATCCGTACGACGACGTTCTCGCCGGGCCGGGGCGCGGACGGCTCCAGGGTGACCGACGAGCGCAGCACGCCCTGCCAGATGGCCCGTACGGTCGCGGGCTGGTCCCGGTGCCCCTCGGGTGCGGACAGCTTCACCCGCCACTTCCCCGGCAGCGGGTCCTTGACCCGCAGTGCTTCGACCGGCCCGTCCTGGCCGCTGACCTCGAAGCGGGAGCCGTCGAACTCCCCTTGCAGGGGCACCTTGCGGCCCTTGGGGTCGTAGTAGGTGGCGGTCACCCGCGGGTCGCGCTTGGTGACGGTGATCGATCCGTCGGTGGCGATCGGCGGGATGGTCACCTCCAGCTCGCCCGGCGGTTTGCCGCTGGTGCCCTGCTCGACACGGGCACAGCGGGCGGCGGCGAACGCGCCCTGGAGCGCCCGGTCCACGTCCGCCGCGCCGTCCACGACCTCCGGCCGCGGGCGGGCGCCGGGCAGGTCGGCGCAGCCGTTGCGGTAGCCGCCGTCGGCCATCTGCTGGAGGGCCTTCTTGTCGATGCCCTTGCCGAAGCCCAACGGCCAGATCTGCACGTGCTCGCGGCGCGCCCGGTCGAGCACCTCGCGCAGCCGCTTCTCGCCCTCCTGCCGCCGGGCGGCGGGGTCGGCGCCGTAGGCGGGGCTGTCCTCGACGTTCAGCTTGCCGTCGGTGAGCAGGAAGACGACCTTGGCGGCGCCTTCGGTGCCGTTCTCGCGCAGCCGGGTCAGGGCCTGGGTGAGGGCGGCGGGGAAGTCCGTGCCGGGGCCGAGGCCGGCGTCCGCGCGGTCGGTCAGGCGACGGGCGCAGTCGCTGATGCGCTGGCGGCCCGCCGCGTCCACGACGGTGGGCGGGCAGACTTCCCGTACGGGCTGCTGGCCCTCCTTCTCCGCGCTGCCGAAGCCGATGACGCCGGCGCGGGAGCGCTCGGAGATCTCGCCCTGGCCGATCAGCGCGGCGGCCTCGGCCTCGCGGGCCAGCGCGTCCTTGTCGATGCTGGCCGAGGCGTCCACGACGACGGAGAAGTCGACGGGTGCCGGGCCCGCCGTCGGGGCGGTGGGCGTGGGCGCGGCCCAGGCGGGCGGCGGGCCGAGCGGTACGGTCGCGCAGAGCACGGTCAGGGCCGCGACGACGGCGCGGCGCGCTCTGCGCCGGGTCCGGTGCGCCGCGCTCACCACAGTCCTCCGGCCAGCGCGCAGGAGCCCCCGGCGGCCAGGCAGCCGACACCCCAGCGCAGCCAGCGGTATTTGGTGCCGAGGATGCGCCCGAGGGCGCACGCCTGCTCGACGGCCCACTGCCCGGTGTCGAGGCCCGCGAGGGCGACCCGCGGCAGCAGGGTCTCGGCGGACGCGCCCC includes:
- a CDS encoding vWA domain-containing protein → MSAAHRTRRRARRAVVAALTVLCATVPLGPPPAWAAPTPTAPTAGPAPVDFSVVVDASASIDKDALAREAEAAALIGQGEISERSRAGVIGFGSAEKEGQQPVREVCPPTVVDAAGRQRISDCARRLTDRADAGLGPGTDFPAALTQALTRLRENGTEGAAKVVFLLTDGKLNVEDSPAYGADPAARRQEGEKRLREVLDRARREHVQIWPLGFGKGIDKKALQQMADGGYRNGCADLPGARPRPEVVDGAADVDRALQGAFAAARCARVEQGTSGKPPGELEVTIPPIATDGSITVTKRDPRVTATYYDPKGRKVPLQGEFDGSRFEVSGQDGPVEALRVKDPLPGKWRVKLSAPEGHRDQPATVRAIWQGVLRSSVTLEPSAPRPGENVVVRMRLQTRRGVVITDPGQLAGVQAAAQLSGDGFEPVDVPLRDDGKGPDDKAGDVLFGASVTVPKTAAGALRLTGAIAAPGITGDRRPYDTRVSSGPAPVVAGVTLESHEVHPGGTVGGKLVARNNDSRPHTLRLGLADQSTAAALRIGPATVTVAPGAQQPVPFTVSFGAGTPPGDAGGRITVTDRTDGGREVGSAFLTVTVTPAPTWWDRWWWAVVGGAGLLLAAAAVIGIRATAARRQESLQGLVLELRRDGTTLGELKVRGARTRTFCFAVDNPSSPRPGLRRRDAGSAQAYRLQRRGDGLRLRAPRGGEQPVPRGAPVSLDHDLELLVRGGRGPGRERTGQGRRPGTPAGSRNTAGRFTGRFGRGAAPGGRGPSANGNGRQPGPAGAGGPGGASGSADYDGAF